The proteins below come from a single Plantactinospora sp. KBS50 genomic window:
- a CDS encoding glycoside hydrolase N-terminal domain-containing protein, whose protein sequence is MRLPGPVVPSSFSRSDGTRRRRSTGTGWSPAARRRGIAALTALAAAAFGLPASASGTVPTGRPAPPPSASDGMTLWYDEPATDWESQALPIGNGALGAMVFGDVAAEQLQFNEKTLWTGGPGSEQGYNFGNWTEPRPGALDEVRQKIAAETRVDPTWVAEKLGQPRIGYGSYQTFGDVHLALLDPPAGYTDYRRYLDIGNATAGVSYTAGGVHYTREYLASAPGNVIVARLGADRPGRLGFTVSVSTETNRSGTVSARDGRITLAGALTDNGMRYESQLQVTNTGGTRVDNGDGSVTVRGADAVTLVLSAGTDYAEAYPTYRGVDPHPAVTRRVDAAAARSFGALRAAHLADYRRLFQRVGLDVGQRMPAVPTDELLAGYRDGALDPAAGRALEVLFFQYGRYLLISSSRGGSLPANLQGVWNNATSAAWSADYHVNINLQMNYWPAETTNLSETTAPLFDYVDGMVEPGRVTAREMFDSPGWVVHNETNPFGFTGVHDWPTAFWFPEAGAWLAQHYYEHYRFTGDRAFLRERAYPMMKELARFWLDQLVVDPRDGKLVVSPSFSPEQGDFSAGASMSQQIVWDLLTNVSEAAATLGDDRRFRDRVADTLRRLDPGTRIGSWGQLQEWKEDWDDPTNDHRHVSHLFALHPGRQISPRSTPEFAQAAEVSLTARGDGGTGWSKAWKINFWARLLDGDHAHLMLSELLKTSTLDNLWDTHPPFQIDGNFGATAGVAEMLLQSQDGVVDVLPALPGSWADGSVHGLRARGDVTVDIAWSDARPTRVTLAPGGDGPLRVRSPLFAGRFHLVDATTGRRVGTHRDGEQITFDARAGHRYVATP, encoded by the coding sequence ATGCGGTTGCCAGGACCCGTTGTCCCGTCGTCGTTCTCCCGATCGGACGGGACGCGCCGCAGGCGATCCACCGGCACCGGGTGGAGCCCGGCGGCCCGGCGCCGCGGGATCGCCGCGCTGACCGCGCTGGCCGCCGCCGCGTTCGGGCTACCGGCATCGGCCTCCGGCACCGTCCCGACCGGCCGACCGGCACCCCCGCCGTCGGCCTCGGACGGGATGACCCTCTGGTACGACGAGCCGGCCACCGACTGGGAGTCGCAGGCGCTGCCGATCGGCAACGGCGCGCTCGGCGCGATGGTCTTCGGGGACGTCGCCGCCGAGCAGCTCCAGTTCAACGAGAAGACACTGTGGACCGGCGGCCCGGGGTCCGAGCAGGGATACAACTTCGGCAACTGGACCGAGCCGCGGCCGGGCGCGCTCGACGAGGTGCGGCAGAAGATCGCCGCCGAGACCCGGGTGGACCCGACCTGGGTGGCCGAGAAGCTGGGCCAGCCGCGCATCGGCTACGGCAGCTACCAGACCTTCGGGGACGTGCACCTTGCGCTGCTCGACCCGCCGGCCGGCTACACCGACTACCGCCGGTACCTGGACATCGGCAACGCCACCGCCGGGGTCTCGTACACCGCCGGCGGGGTCCACTACACCCGCGAGTACCTCGCCTCGGCGCCCGGCAACGTCATCGTGGCCCGACTCGGCGCCGACCGGCCGGGCCGGCTCGGGTTCACGGTCTCGGTGAGCACCGAGACCAACCGGTCCGGCACCGTCTCGGCCAGGGACGGGCGGATCACCCTCGCCGGCGCGCTGACCGACAACGGCATGCGGTACGAGTCGCAGCTCCAGGTCACGAACACCGGCGGCACCCGGGTGGACAACGGCGACGGCAGCGTCACCGTGCGCGGCGCCGACGCCGTGACGCTGGTGCTGTCCGCCGGTACGGACTACGCCGAGGCGTACCCGACGTACCGGGGTGTGGATCCGCACCCCGCGGTGACCCGGCGGGTGGACGCGGCGGCGGCCCGGTCCTTCGGCGCGCTCCGCGCGGCCCACCTGGCCGACTACCGGCGGCTGTTCCAGCGGGTCGGGCTCGACGTCGGCCAACGGATGCCCGCGGTGCCCACCGACGAACTGCTGGCCGGCTACCGGGACGGCGCGCTGGACCCTGCCGCCGGCAGGGCGCTGGAGGTGCTGTTCTTCCAGTACGGCCGGTACCTGCTGATCTCCTCCTCCCGCGGCGGCTCGCTGCCGGCGAACCTGCAGGGGGTGTGGAACAACGCGACAAGCGCCGCCTGGTCGGCCGACTACCACGTCAACATCAACCTCCAGATGAACTACTGGCCGGCCGAGACGACGAATCTGTCCGAGACCACCGCTCCGCTGTTCGACTACGTCGACGGGATGGTCGAGCCGGGCCGGGTCACCGCGCGGGAGATGTTCGACAGCCCCGGCTGGGTGGTGCACAACGAGACCAACCCGTTCGGGTTCACCGGGGTGCACGACTGGCCCACCGCGTTCTGGTTCCCGGAGGCCGGCGCCTGGCTCGCCCAGCACTACTACGAGCACTACCGGTTCACCGGGGACCGGGCGTTCCTGCGCGAGCGGGCGTACCCGATGATGAAGGAGCTGGCCAGGTTCTGGCTGGACCAGTTGGTGGTCGACCCGCGGGACGGGAAGCTCGTGGTCAGCCCCAGCTTCTCCCCCGAGCAGGGCGACTTCTCGGCCGGCGCCTCGATGTCCCAGCAGATCGTCTGGGACCTGCTGACCAACGTGTCGGAGGCGGCGGCCACCCTCGGCGACGACCGGCGCTTCCGGGACCGGGTCGCGGACACGCTGCGCCGGCTCGACCCCGGCACGCGGATCGGATCGTGGGGTCAGCTCCAGGAGTGGAAGGAGGACTGGGACGACCCGACCAACGACCACCGGCACGTGTCCCACCTGTTCGCCCTGCACCCGGGCCGGCAGATCTCCCCGCGCTCGACCCCCGAGTTCGCCCAGGCCGCCGAGGTCTCGTTGACCGCCCGCGGCGACGGGGGCACCGGCTGGAGCAAGGCGTGGAAGATCAATTTCTGGGCCCGGCTGCTCGACGGCGACCACGCCCACCTGATGCTCTCCGAGCTGCTCAAGACCAGCACCCTGGACAACCTGTGGGACACCCACCCGCCGTTCCAGATCGACGGCAACTTCGGCGCCACGGCCGGCGTCGCGGAGATGCTGCTGCAGAGCCAGGACGGGGTGGTGGACGTCCTGCCCGCGCTGCCCGGAAGCTGGGCCGACGGCTCGGTCCACGGGCTGCGCGCCCGCGGTGACGTCACGGTGGACATCGCCTGGTCCGACGCAAGGCCGACCAGGGTCACCCTCGCGCCGGGCGGCGACGGCCCGCTGCGGGTCCGCAGCCCGCTGTTCGCCGGCCGGTTCCACCTGGTCGACGCCACCACCGGCCGGCGGGTCGGCACGCACCGCGACGGCGAGCAGATCACCTTCGACGCCCGCGCCGGCCACCGGTACGTCGCGACGCCGTGA
- a CDS encoding siderophore-interacting protein → MPSTLPVAPWRVFDIEVRALRRLSPSFLRVTFTGAELDRFADNGFDQRIKLALPTPDRPVGCLPAGADWYRQWRDLPDDQRSPIRTYTVRAVRQAAQEVDVDLVLHGDGGPATRWARQARVGDRVALVGPDAGHPGPHGGLEFQPPAGGRLLIAGDETAAPAICGILERLPADARGHALIEVPEPADTLPVTAPAGMSVAWLARAGREHGERLVPAVTELAAALLPAPAGSGVAGSAPAGSGVAGPGGAGRSGPALAEVDVDQEILWEVPDAAGPAPLYAWLAGEAGVIRTLRRHLVADRGLDRGAVAFMGYWRLGRAES, encoded by the coding sequence ATGCCCAGCACCCTGCCCGTCGCGCCCTGGCGCGTCTTCGACATCGAGGTCCGCGCGCTGCGCCGGCTCAGCCCGTCGTTCCTGCGCGTCACGTTCACCGGTGCGGAGCTGGACCGGTTCGCCGACAACGGCTTCGACCAGCGGATCAAGCTGGCGTTGCCGACGCCGGACCGGCCGGTGGGCTGCCTGCCGGCCGGCGCCGACTGGTACCGGCAGTGGCGGGACCTGCCCGACGACCAGCGCAGCCCGATCCGGACGTACACCGTGCGGGCCGTGCGGCAGGCGGCGCAGGAGGTGGACGTCGACCTCGTGCTGCACGGGGACGGCGGCCCGGCGACCCGGTGGGCGCGGCAGGCCCGGGTCGGCGACCGGGTGGCGCTGGTCGGCCCGGACGCCGGCCACCCCGGACCGCACGGCGGCCTCGAATTCCAGCCGCCCGCGGGCGGGCGGCTGCTGATCGCCGGCGACGAGACCGCCGCGCCGGCGATCTGCGGCATCCTGGAACGGCTGCCCGCCGACGCACGCGGCCACGCGCTGATCGAGGTGCCCGAGCCGGCGGACACCCTGCCGGTCACCGCGCCGGCCGGGATGTCGGTGGCCTGGCTGGCCCGCGCCGGCCGGGAGCACGGCGAGCGCCTGGTGCCGGCCGTGACCGAGCTGGCCGCCGCGCTGCTGCCCGCGCCGGCCGGCTCCGGGGTGGCCGGTTCCGCGCCGGCCGGTTCCGGGGTGGCCGGGCCGGGGGGTGCCGGCCGGTCCGGACCGGCGCTCGCCGAGGTGGACGTGGATCAGGAGATCCTGTGGGAGGTGCCGGACGCGGCCGGCCCGGCACCGCTGTACGCCTGGTTGGCAGGTGAGGCGGGGGTCATCCGTACCCTGCGCCGGCACCTGGTCGCCGACCGTGGGCTGGACCGCGGCGCGGTCGCCTTCATGGGCTACTGGCGGCTGGGCCGCGCCGAGTCCTGA
- a CDS encoding iron ABC transporter permease — MSRPRIAVVFVVAVALLLVVAAVHLTQGTSSVGAVDLLRLLTGGQDETARVLVASRLPRLLTGLAVGLALGFAGAALQSMARNPLASPDTLAVNAGAHLAIVAAAAFGLTLPALPAGGLAFCGGLAAAGLVLALSAGGQAATTRLILAGSATAMALASLTMMLLLLFEQATIGLFAWGNGSLVQADLVAFTQLAPVIGLGALLLVALGHRLDILALGDDTASVLGLDVRRTRRTVIVLSVLLSAAAVTLAGPIGFVGLCAPVLVRLLGRAVPGMHRHRVLLPLSGIVGVIIVLGSDVLLRAVLGGQAGVEVPTGVVTTLFGAVFMVWLARRRRDAGPTRRPPGGHAAVRSRAVYLGVVAGCAALLLGALLLGMLAGDTWVLLGDIVNWVQGRTGPAYTFVLDQRWPRVAAALLAGGALAVAGTTVQAVCRNPLAEPGILGITGGAGIGAVALLTFVPLAGVAAVSGVAGIGAVAAFALVYGLARSGGLNSDRLVLIGFAVWQGGSAIITFIVVSSDPWNTGKALTWLSGSTYGRVAPQVLPVAVALLLSIPAVVAARRELDLLALDDDTPRVLGVRVERARLVALGAAALLASTAVSAVGVIGFVGLVAPHAARALVGSRHGRVLPVAVLLGAALVSLADTLGRSVIAPAQIPAGLVTALIGTPYFVWLLWRSRGAASVVR, encoded by the coding sequence ATGTCCCGGCCGCGCATCGCCGTCGTCTTCGTCGTGGCCGTCGCGCTGCTGCTGGTGGTCGCGGCCGTCCACCTGACCCAGGGCACCTCCTCGGTCGGGGCCGTGGACCTGCTGCGGCTGCTGACCGGGGGACAGGACGAGACCGCCCGGGTCCTGGTCGCCTCCCGGCTGCCCCGGCTGCTCACCGGACTGGCGGTCGGCCTCGCGCTCGGCTTCGCCGGCGCCGCCCTCCAGTCTATGGCCCGCAACCCGCTGGCCTCCCCGGACACCCTCGCCGTCAACGCGGGCGCGCACCTGGCGATCGTCGCGGCGGCGGCGTTCGGGCTCACCCTCCCGGCGCTTCCGGCAGGCGGCCTGGCATTCTGCGGCGGGCTCGCCGCGGCCGGGCTGGTGCTGGCCCTCTCGGCCGGCGGGCAGGCCGCCACCACGCGGCTGATCCTCGCCGGCTCGGCGACCGCGATGGCGCTCGCCTCGCTCACCATGATGCTGCTGCTCCTCTTCGAGCAGGCCACCATCGGCCTGTTCGCCTGGGGGAACGGTTCGCTCGTGCAGGCCGACCTGGTCGCGTTCACCCAACTCGCCCCGGTCATCGGCCTCGGCGCGCTGCTGCTCGTGGCGCTCGGGCACCGGCTGGACATCCTCGCCCTCGGCGACGACACCGCCAGCGTGCTCGGGCTCGACGTGCGGCGCACCCGGCGCACCGTCATCGTGCTGAGCGTCCTGCTCTCGGCCGCGGCGGTGACGCTGGCCGGGCCGATCGGGTTCGTCGGGCTCTGCGCGCCGGTGCTGGTCCGGCTCCTCGGCCGGGCGGTGCCCGGAATGCACCGCCACCGGGTCCTGCTGCCGCTCTCCGGCATCGTCGGCGTGATCATCGTGCTCGGCTCCGACGTACTGCTGCGGGCGGTGCTCGGTGGCCAGGCCGGCGTCGAGGTGCCGACCGGGGTGGTCACCACCCTGTTCGGCGCGGTCTTCATGGTCTGGCTGGCCCGGCGGCGCCGGGACGCCGGACCCACCCGGCGGCCCCCGGGCGGCCACGCGGCGGTGCGGTCCCGGGCCGTGTACCTCGGCGTGGTCGCCGGCTGCGCCGCGCTGCTGCTCGGCGCGCTGCTGCTCGGCATGCTCGCCGGGGACACCTGGGTGCTGCTCGGCGACATCGTCAACTGGGTGCAGGGCCGCACCGGCCCGGCGTACACCTTCGTGCTGGACCAGCGCTGGCCGCGGGTCGCCGCGGCGCTGCTGGCCGGCGGGGCGCTGGCGGTGGCCGGCACCACCGTGCAGGCGGTGTGCCGCAACCCGCTGGCCGAGCCCGGCATCCTCGGCATCACCGGCGGCGCCGGGATCGGCGCGGTCGCCCTGCTCACCTTCGTCCCGCTGGCCGGGGTGGCGGCCGTCTCCGGCGTCGCCGGCATCGGCGCGGTGGCCGCGTTCGCCCTGGTGTACGGCCTGGCCCGCAGCGGCGGCCTGAACTCCGACCGGCTCGTGCTGATCGGCTTCGCGGTCTGGCAGGGCGGCAGCGCGATCATCACGTTCATCGTGGTCAGCTCCGACCCGTGGAACACCGGCAAGGCACTGACCTGGCTCTCCGGCTCCACCTACGGGCGGGTCGCCCCGCAGGTGCTGCCGGTGGCGGTCGCCCTGCTGCTCAGCATCCCGGCCGTGGTGGCCGCCCGGCGCGAACTCGACCTGCTGGCGTTGGACGACGACACGCCACGGGTGTTGGGGGTCCGGGTGGAGCGCGCCCGGCTGGTGGCCCTGGGCGCCGCCGCGCTGCTCGCCTCCACCGCCGTCTCCGCGGTCGGTGTGATCGGCTTCGTCGGCCTGGTCGCGCCGCACGCGGCCCGCGCCCTGGTCGGCAGCCGGCACGGCCGGGTGCTGCCGGTGGCGGTGCTGCTCGGCGCGGCGCTGGTCAGCCTCGCGGACACCCTCGGGCGCAGCGTCATCGCCCCCGCGCAGATCCCCGCCGGGCTGGTCACCGCGCTGATCGGCACTCCGTACTTCGTGTGGCTGTTGTGGCGCTCGCGCGGCGCCGCGAGCGTGGTCCGCTAG
- a CDS encoding ABC transporter substrate-binding protein, with translation MLRNRLTVLAVAAALLLGGCGTTETPAAGPSGSAAATTGPVTVTDGRGQTVTLDTPATRVVGLEWGEVEMLVSLGVMPVGVADPAGYATWVTAAPLDKGVKDVGTRGEPSVDSIVALQPDLVVMEAERGSALVAQLEKYVPVIVAEGSDASDNIGRMRSDLNMIATATGRTEQARQLLSDLDGAIADGKQKIAAAGAAGRQFAIADGWKEGSTVSIRMFGQGALVSQLGIQLGLTNAWTGKVDQTWGLGQTDVEGLTALKGQDLHFFYNASDGEDVFADGLAGNAIWKSLPFVQQQKLHRMPDGIWTFGGPLSAQQYLDQLVKVYGA, from the coding sequence ATGCTGCGTAACCGCCTGACCGTCCTGGCCGTCGCCGCCGCGCTCCTGCTCGGCGGCTGCGGCACCACCGAAACCCCGGCGGCCGGGCCGTCCGGCTCCGCCGCCGCGACCACCGGCCCGGTCACCGTCACCGACGGCCGCGGGCAGACCGTCACGCTGGACACCCCGGCCACCAGGGTTGTCGGGCTGGAGTGGGGCGAGGTCGAGATGCTCGTCAGCCTCGGCGTGATGCCGGTCGGCGTCGCCGACCCGGCGGGATACGCCACCTGGGTCACCGCCGCCCCGCTGGACAAGGGCGTGAAGGACGTCGGCACCCGCGGCGAGCCGAGCGTCGACTCCATCGTCGCCCTCCAACCCGACCTCGTGGTGATGGAGGCCGAGCGCGGTTCCGCACTCGTCGCCCAGTTGGAGAAGTACGTCCCGGTGATCGTGGCCGAGGGCAGCGACGCCTCGGACAACATCGGCCGGATGCGGTCGGACCTCAACATGATCGCCACCGCCACCGGCCGCACCGAACAGGCGCGCCAGCTCCTCAGCGACCTCGACGGCGCGATCGCCGACGGCAAGCAGAAGATCGCCGCGGCCGGGGCGGCCGGCCGGCAGTTCGCCATCGCCGACGGCTGGAAGGAGGGCAGCACCGTCTCGATCCGGATGTTCGGCCAGGGCGCGCTCGTCTCCCAACTGGGCATCCAGCTCGGCCTGACGAACGCCTGGACCGGCAAGGTCGACCAGACGTGGGGGCTCGGCCAGACCGACGTCGAAGGGCTGACCGCGCTCAAGGGCCAGGACCTGCACTTCTTCTACAACGCCTCGGACGGGGAGGACGTCTTCGCCGACGGGCTGGCCGGCAACGCGATCTGGAAGTCGCTGCCGTTCGTGCAGCAGCAGAAGCTGCACCGGATGCCCGACGGCATCTGGACCTTCGGCGGTCCGCTCTCCGCACAGCAGTACCTTGACCAGCTCGTGAAGGTCTACGGGGCTTGA
- a CDS encoding ABC transporter ATP-binding protein, with amino-acid sequence MTGGAGRADGLRGVDLRLGYHGATVVHDAAITLRSGTITALVGPNGSGKSTLLRGLARLHPLDSGEALFADGTPARALSAREFARRVTLLAQSRPTPSGVTVRDVVGYGRHPYRGRWRANDPQGPEVVDRAMATTGVAAMADRPVDELSGGESQRVWLATCLAQDTAVLLLDEPTTFLDLRYQVEVLDLMRDLADLHAVAVGVVLHDLNQAAAVADEVVLLHSGRVRAAGVPSEVLTEHTLTDTYGIRIEVTVDPATGLLSTRPVGRHLTRVTV; translated from the coding sequence ATGACTGGTGGGGCTGGCCGCGCCGACGGGCTGCGTGGAGTTGACCTGCGGCTCGGTTACCACGGCGCGACCGTGGTGCACGACGCCGCGATCACGTTGCGGTCCGGCACGATCACCGCGCTGGTCGGGCCGAACGGCAGCGGCAAGTCGACCCTGCTGCGCGGGCTGGCCCGGCTGCACCCACTGGACAGCGGCGAGGCGCTGTTCGCCGACGGCACGCCGGCCCGCGCGCTGTCAGCCCGGGAATTCGCCCGCCGGGTCACCCTGCTGGCCCAGAGCCGGCCCACCCCGTCCGGGGTCACCGTCCGGGACGTCGTCGGCTACGGGCGGCACCCGTACCGGGGCCGGTGGCGGGCCAACGACCCGCAGGGTCCGGAGGTTGTCGACCGGGCCATGGCCACCACGGGCGTGGCGGCCATGGCCGACCGGCCGGTCGACGAACTCTCCGGCGGCGAGTCGCAGCGGGTCTGGCTGGCCACCTGCCTGGCCCAGGACACCGCCGTGCTGCTGCTGGACGAACCGACCACGTTCCTCGACCTGAGATACCAGGTCGAGGTGCTGGACCTGATGCGTGACCTCGCCGACCTGCACGCGGTGGCGGTCGGGGTCGTGCTGCACGACCTCAACCAGGCCGCGGCCGTTGCCGACGAGGTCGTCCTGCTGCACTCCGGACGGGTCCGGGCGGCCGGTGTGCCGTCCGAGGTCCTCACCGAGCACACCCTCACCGACACGTACGGGATCCGCATCGAGGTGACGGTCGACCCGGCGACCGGACTGCTGTCCACCCGACCCGTCGGGCGGCACCTGACCCGGGTCACCGTCTGA
- a CDS encoding aldo/keto reductase — protein sequence MRYRTIGADPATQRQVSVLSLGAMLFGTATDEATSYAILDRYVAAGGTFIDTSDNYAFWQNGGQGGESEELLGRWLRNRGGSAGLVIATKLGARPLAPGTSYVDNPEGLSAKVIRESAERSRERLGMDRLDLLYAHIEDRTVPLQETVAGFADLVAEGTVGLLGASNHRAWRVERARAIAAAAGLPGYEVLQYHRSYLPGRIDVPTELDPDGDVGWAGPDLVSYLRAEPRLSLVAYSPLLKGGYVRPERLGPGYDLPSAPARLAALREVAAQTGATVNQVVLAWLLGGDLPTIPLVGASSVAQLDESLAAVDLELTAEQRARLDAAH from the coding sequence ATGCGATACCGCACCATCGGCGCCGACCCGGCCACCCAGCGCCAGGTCAGCGTGCTCAGCCTCGGCGCGATGCTCTTCGGCACCGCCACCGACGAGGCCACCTCGTACGCCATCCTCGACCGGTACGTGGCGGCCGGCGGCACCTTCATCGACACCTCGGACAACTACGCGTTCTGGCAGAACGGCGGCCAGGGCGGCGAGAGCGAGGAACTGCTCGGCCGCTGGCTGCGCAACCGCGGCGGGAGCGCCGGGCTGGTCATCGCCACGAAGCTCGGCGCCCGGCCCCTCGCCCCCGGAACCAGCTACGTGGACAACCCCGAGGGCCTGTCGGCGAAGGTCATCCGCGAGTCGGCCGAGCGCAGCCGGGAACGGCTCGGGATGGACCGGCTCGACCTGCTGTACGCGCACATCGAGGACCGGACGGTGCCGCTGCAGGAGACCGTGGCGGGCTTCGCCGACCTGGTCGCCGAGGGCACCGTGGGGCTGCTCGGGGCGAGCAACCACCGCGCGTGGCGGGTGGAGCGCGCCCGCGCCATCGCCGCGGCCGCCGGGCTGCCCGGGTACGAGGTGCTCCAGTACCACCGCAGCTACCTGCCCGGCCGCATCGACGTGCCCACCGAGTTGGATCCGGACGGCGACGTCGGCTGGGCCGGCCCGGACCTGGTCAGCTACCTGCGGGCCGAGCCGCGGCTCAGCCTGGTCGCGTACTCGCCGCTGTTGAAGGGCGGGTACGTCCGGCCCGAGCGGCTGGGGCCGGGGTACGACCTGCCCAGCGCCCCGGCGCGGCTGGCCGCGCTGCGGGAGGTCGCCGCGCAGACCGGTGCGACGGTCAACCAGGTGGTGCTCGCCTGGCTGCTCGGCGGGGACCTGCCCACCATCCCCCTGGTCGGCGCGTCCTCCGTGGCACAGCTCGACGAGAGCCTGGCCGCGGTGGACCTGGAGCTGACCGCCGAGCAACGCGCCCGACTCGACGCGGCGCACTGA
- a CDS encoding glycoside hydrolase → MLRLPTLVTAIVVTTALAVTPAQAGPPHPDIDLKPAQTHQPIDGFGYSIAFQRASLVHNLSADRQAEVLDLLLDRRAGAAPSILRLGIGSSASTEYDKMLSIQPTDPGGPTATPNYTWDGWDGGQVWYAKEAQRRGIHRFYADAWSAPGYMKDNGTDTNGGSLCGLTGVSCASGDWREAYARYLVQYARFYRQEGIRIQDIGFTNEPDWTASYASMRFTPEQAAEFLTVIGPIARRDGLRVACCDSFGWQQSDAYAQAIESDPAARRYLSLLTGHGYASPSDQPLSTTAPTWMSEWAPSSTSDGWNEEWDSGKGTDGIALAQRIHDTLALADASAFLYWLGSSRGATAALVQIDDANDAYRVSSRLYAFAAYSRFIRPGAVRIGVDTAQEGLEVSAYRNADGTQVVEIINTSDAAVTASIDLVHPTAYVTDATHRLEQVAGVVSGHGPHPSVTLAPRSLTTLVGTHPGRG, encoded by the coding sequence GTGCTTCGCTTGCCCACCCTGGTCACCGCCATCGTGGTCACGACCGCCCTGGCGGTGACACCGGCGCAGGCCGGTCCGCCGCACCCCGACATCGATCTCAAGCCGGCGCAGACGCACCAGCCGATCGACGGCTTCGGCTACTCCATCGCCTTCCAGCGGGCCTCGCTGGTGCACAACCTGTCCGCGGACAGGCAGGCGGAGGTCCTGGACCTGCTCCTGGACCGCCGCGCCGGTGCGGCCCCGAGCATCCTGCGGCTCGGCATCGGCTCCTCGGCGAGCACCGAGTACGACAAGATGCTGTCCATCCAGCCGACCGATCCGGGCGGGCCGACGGCCACCCCGAACTACACCTGGGACGGCTGGGACGGCGGCCAGGTGTGGTACGCCAAGGAGGCACAGCGGCGCGGGATCCACCGCTTCTACGCCGACGCCTGGAGCGCCCCGGGCTACATGAAGGACAACGGCACCGACACCAACGGCGGCTCGCTCTGCGGCCTGACCGGTGTCAGCTGCGCCAGCGGCGACTGGCGCGAGGCGTACGCGCGCTACCTCGTGCAGTACGCCCGGTTCTACCGGCAGGAGGGGATCCGGATCCAGGACATCGGCTTCACCAACGAGCCGGACTGGACCGCGTCGTACGCCTCGATGCGGTTCACCCCCGAGCAGGCCGCCGAGTTCCTCACGGTCATCGGTCCCATCGCCCGGCGGGACGGGCTGCGCGTGGCCTGCTGCGACTCCTTCGGTTGGCAGCAGTCGGACGCGTACGCGCAGGCCATCGAGTCCGACCCGGCGGCCCGCCGGTACCTGTCGCTGCTCACCGGGCACGGCTACGCGAGCCCGTCGGACCAGCCGCTGTCGACCACGGCTCCCACCTGGATGTCGGAGTGGGCGCCGTCGAGCACCTCGGACGGCTGGAACGAGGAGTGGGACAGCGGCAAGGGCACCGACGGCATCGCCCTGGCCCAGCGGATCCACGACACGCTCGCCCTGGCCGACGCCAGCGCGTTCCTCTACTGGCTCGGCTCCTCCCGGGGCGCGACCGCCGCCCTGGTGCAGATCGACGACGCCAACGACGCCTACCGGGTGTCCTCCCGGCTCTACGCGTTCGCCGCGTACAGCCGGTTCATCCGGCCGGGCGCCGTGCGGATCGGTGTGGACACCGCGCAGGAGGGCCTGGAGGTGTCGGCCTACCGCAACGCGGACGGGACCCAGGTCGTCGAGATCATCAACACCTCGGACGCGGCCGTGACCGCCAGCATCGACCTGGTGCACCCGACGGCGTACGTCACCGACGCGACGCACCGGTTGGAGCAGGTCGCGGGCGTGGTCTCGGGCCACGGCCCGCACCCGAGCGTCACCCTGGCGCCGCGCTCGCTGACCACGCTGGTCGGCACGCACCCCGGCCGCGGCTGA
- a CDS encoding arabinan endo-1,5-alpha-L-arabinosidase: MPTGTPTVPPSSYPNPGAVSGATGTHDPSIVKTPSGTYIVAQTGNNIPLTTSTDRTAFRAAGTVFPNGASWTTAYTGGSSNLWAPDISYHNGRYYLYYSASTFGSNHSAIFLATSTTGASGSWTNQGLVIESATSDNFNAIDPNLIVDDSGRWWLNFGSFWSGIKQVALDPSTGKRSDTTIRSIAGRNGGAIEAPFMFKHGSYYYLWVSFDLCCQGASSTYRIMVGRSTSPNGPFVDRNGTAMTSSGGTQVLAGHGSIHGPGHEAVMSDTDAEVLVYHYYANSGASYLGINLLGYDSAGWPFVY; the protein is encoded by the coding sequence GTGCCGACCGGCACCCCCACCGTGCCGCCGTCCAGCTACCCGAACCCGGGCGCGGTCTCCGGAGCCACCGGCACGCACGATCCGTCGATCGTCAAGACCCCGTCCGGGACGTACATCGTCGCGCAGACCGGAAACAACATCCCGCTGACGACCTCGACGGACCGCACGGCCTTCCGGGCCGCGGGCACCGTGTTCCCGAACGGCGCCTCCTGGACGACCGCGTACACCGGCGGCAGCAGCAACCTGTGGGCGCCGGACATCTCGTACCACAATGGTCGCTACTACCTGTACTACTCGGCGTCCACGTTCGGCTCGAACCACTCGGCGATCTTCCTGGCCACCAGCACCACCGGCGCGTCCGGATCCTGGACCAACCAGGGTCTGGTCATCGAGTCGGCGACCAGCGACAACTTCAACGCCATCGACCCGAACCTGATCGTCGACGACTCCGGCCGGTGGTGGCTGAACTTCGGCTCGTTCTGGTCCGGCATCAAGCAGGTGGCGCTGGACCCGTCCACCGGTAAGCGGTCCGACACGACGATCCGCAGCATCGCCGGGCGCAACGGCGGCGCCATCGAGGCGCCGTTCATGTTCAAGCACGGCTCGTACTACTACCTGTGGGTCTCGTTCGACCTGTGCTGCCAGGGCGCCTCCAGCACGTACCGGATCATGGTGGGCCGCTCGACGAGCCCGAACGGTCCGTTCGTGGACCGCAACGGCACCGCGATGACCTCCAGCGGTGGCACCCAGGTGCTCGCCGGCCACGGCAGCATCCACGGCCCCGGCCACGAGGCGGTGATGTCGGACACCGACGCCGAGGTGCTGGTCTACCACTACTACGCCAACAGCGGTGCCTCGTACCTCGGCATCAACCTGCTCGGCTACGACTCCGCGGGCTGGCCGTTCGTCTACTGA